In Ectothiorhodosinus mongolicus, one DNA window encodes the following:
- the acpS gene encoding holo-ACP synthase, with protein MPIIGIGTDLVRIERIERALERHGERFAQRILHPQEYAQWQESAQPAALLAKRFAAKEALAKALGVGIGAQLSLHDICVTHSELGRPELALSGAGAATAARLGVTRLHLSLSDEADHALAFVVAE; from the coding sequence ATGCCGATAATTGGCATTGGCACGGATTTGGTGCGCATTGAGCGCATCGAGCGCGCTCTAGAGCGCCATGGTGAGCGCTTTGCACAGCGTATCTTGCACCCGCAGGAATACGCGCAATGGCAGGAATCGGCCCAGCCCGCGGCACTTCTCGCCAAGCGCTTTGCCGCCAAGGAGGCTTTGGCCAAGGCCTTGGGTGTGGGCATTGGCGCCCAGCTCAGCCTGCATGACATCTGCGTCACCCATAGCGAGCTGGGCCGCCCAGAGCTGGCGCTCAGCGGCGCTGGCGCGGCCACCGCCGCCCGCCTTGGCGTCACCCGCTTGCACCTCAGCCTCTCGGATGAAGCCGACCACGCCCTCGCCTTCGTCGTAGCTGAATAA
- a CDS encoding pyridoxine 5'-phosphate synthase: MTSALSTLRLGVNIDHIATLRQVRRARYPDLLAAVALVEEAGADIITLHLREDRRHIQDADVYALKPFLRTAMNLEMAATMAMHAIALDVLPRAVCLVPESREELTTEGGLDVITHEARLREFCADLAAAGIEVSLFIEPDAAHLEAAARIGAPVVELHTGAYANDAVGAARDQHLAGIAEAARVGQSLGLVINAGHGLDYENVAPIAALPEMHELNIGHAIIARAVFVGIAQAVREMHGAMEAGRAACR; encoded by the coding sequence ATGACATCGGCTTTATCAACGTTGCGCTTGGGCGTGAACATCGACCACATCGCCACTTTGCGGCAGGTGCGCCGCGCCCGCTATCCGGATTTGTTGGCGGCTGTGGCTTTGGTGGAAGAGGCGGGTGCCGACATCATTACTTTGCATTTGCGAGAAGATCGCCGCCATATTCAAGACGCCGATGTTTATGCCTTAAAGCCGTTTTTGCGTACGGCGATGAATCTGGAGATGGCGGCCACCATGGCGATGCATGCCATTGCCTTGGATGTGTTGCCTAGGGCTGTGTGTTTGGTGCCAGAGAGCCGCGAGGAATTGACTACTGAGGGTGGGCTGGATGTGATTACCCACGAGGCGCGGCTGCGGGAATTTTGTGCGGATTTGGCTGCGGCTGGCATAGAGGTGTCCTTGTTCATCGAGCCAGACGCCGCGCATCTGGAGGCGGCAGCGCGTATTGGCGCGCCGGTAGTGGAGCTGCATACGGGTGCTTATGCCAATGACGCTGTGGGCGCTGCGCGGGATCAGCATCTGGCGGGTATTGCTGAGGCAGCGCGGGTGGGTCAGTCATTGGGTTTGGTGATCAATGCCGGTCATGGCCTGGATTACGAGAACGTCGCGCCGATAGCAGCCTTACCCGAGATGCATGAACTAAATATTGGTCACGCGATAATCGCGCGTGCGGTGTTTGTGGGGATCGCTCAGGCGGTGCGTGAGATGCACGGCGCCATGGAGGCGGGGCGGGCAGCATGCCGATAA
- the recO gene encoding DNA repair protein RecO: MSEERQAEGYVLHARRYRESSQLLELLTAEEGRMSGLLRRGRSGSGSAAQAFLHLQVNWRARGSLATLTRCEELGRFTLTGERAVCGLYVNELCLKLLPRDMPLAEVYAAYEACLAGLADVQQPVEPLLRRFEWQLLVQLGEGLEFIDASELDAAAAYILLPQDELRLALEAERDSAFCIHGATLQALVAGTLGDRVALREARRLMRALLDYHLGSKTIVSRQLITRMHREKQS, encoded by the coding sequence ATGAGCGAGGAGCGCCAGGCCGAGGGTTATGTCTTGCACGCCCGCCGTTATCGCGAAAGCAGCCAGCTGTTGGAGCTGTTGACCGCTGAAGAGGGGCGTATGAGCGGTCTCTTGCGCCGCGGTCGCAGCGGCTCTGGCAGTGCGGCTCAGGCTTTCCTGCATTTGCAGGTCAATTGGCGCGCACGGGGTAGCCTAGCGACGCTCACGCGGTGCGAGGAGTTGGGGCGATTTACCTTGACCGGAGAGCGCGCGGTTTGTGGCCTATACGTCAATGAACTGTGTTTGAAGCTTTTGCCGCGGGATATGCCTTTGGCCGAGGTGTATGCGGCTTATGAGGCGTGTCTGGCGGGCCTGGCGGATGTGCAACAGCCCGTGGAACCCTTGTTGCGGCGCTTTGAGTGGCAGCTGCTGGTGCAGTTGGGCGAGGGTTTGGAGTTTATTGATGCCAGCGAGCTGGATGCGGCGGCCGCTTATATTTTGTTGCCGCAGGATGAGCTGCGCTTGGCGCTGGAAGCCGAGCGGGACTCGGCTTTTTGTATTCATGGAGCGACTTTGCAGGCTTTGGTGGCCGGGACGCTCGGCGATCGGGTGGCGCTGCGTGAGGCCAGGCGCCTGATGCGGGCGCTTCTGGATTATCATTTGGGCTCGAAAACCATTGTCTCGCGCCAACTCATTACTCGTATGCATCGGGAAAAACAGTCATGA
- the era gene encoding GTPase Era codes for MAQAEMSYCGLAAIVGRPNVGKSTLLNQLVGEKIAATSRKAQTTRHRIRGIITEAQRQLVLVDTPGLDPDTPKLLGRVLNETARSALADVDVIVFVVEADRWEAGDENLATLIVPQTQPVLVVINKIDRLKDKSRLLPFLQRLGERLPQAEFLPVSALTASGLDQLLQRLMALLPEGPMLFPEDEITDRPQRFRVSEVIREEILERLGQEVPYATAVEVEQWQDSGRSLHIGAVIYVERDSQKAIVLGKGGRMIKAIGMGARQTLEAMLQRKVMLSLHVRLREGWQRDVESIRRMGIDTGT; via the coding sequence ATGGCGCAAGCTGAGATGAGTTATTGCGGCCTGGCGGCGATTGTCGGGCGGCCAAATGTGGGTAAATCGACCCTGCTGAATCAGTTAGTGGGCGAGAAAATCGCCGCGACCAGCCGCAAAGCGCAGACCACACGCCACCGCATCCGCGGCATTATCACCGAGGCGCAGCGTCAGCTGGTGTTGGTGGATACGCCAGGGCTGGATCCGGATACCCCCAAGTTACTGGGGCGGGTATTGAATGAGACGGCGCGATCGGCTTTGGCCGATGTGGATGTGATTGTGTTTGTGGTGGAGGCGGATCGCTGGGAGGCCGGAGATGAAAATCTGGCGACTTTGATCGTGCCGCAAACACAGCCGGTGTTGGTGGTGATTAATAAAATCGATCGGCTCAAAGACAAAAGCCGCTTGCTGCCTTTTTTGCAGCGTTTGGGTGAGCGCTTACCTCAGGCGGAGTTTTTGCCGGTCAGTGCGCTGACGGCATCGGGCCTCGATCAGTTATTGCAGCGTTTGATGGCGTTATTACCGGAGGGGCCGATGTTGTTTCCCGAGGATGAAATCACCGATCGGCCACAGCGGTTTCGCGTCTCTGAGGTGATTCGTGAGGAGATCTTGGAGCGCCTCGGTCAAGAAGTGCCTTATGCCACAGCGGTGGAGGTCGAACAGTGGCAAGACAGCGGCCGCAGCCTGCATATTGGCGCGGTGATCTATGTCGAGCGGGATTCGCAAAAAGCTATTGTTTTGGGCAAGGGTGGGCGCATGATCAAAGCCATTGGCATGGGCGCGCGGCAGACTTTAGAGGCGATGTTGCAGCGCAAGGTGATGCTGAGTTTGCATGTGCGCTTGCGCGAGGGTTGGCAGCGGGATGTCGAGAGCATCCGGCGCATGGGCATTGATACCGGCACATGA
- the rnc gene encoding ribonuclease III — protein sequence MMPAEAPWRQRLPAGVADSALLTQALTHRSAAVLHNERLEFLGDSVLNQVISAQLYDQCPESPEGDLSRLRASLVNQDSLAAIARGLGLGESLLLGEGERKSGGKRRDSILADALEAVIGAVFLLAGHAAAQRFILDLYTERLAQLPSAQSLKDPKTQLQEYLQDRGIEIPLYKTLEVLGPTHAQQFRVSCAIAALSLSLEGQGSSRRRAEQDAAARVLAQLQQETGAHGAS from the coding sequence ATGATGCCGGCTGAGGCCCCCTGGCGCCAGCGTTTGCCTGCGGGTGTGGCCGATAGCGCTTTACTCACTCAGGCGTTGACGCATCGCAGTGCTGCTGTTTTGCACAATGAACGCCTGGAGTTCCTCGGCGATAGTGTGCTCAACCAGGTCATCTCTGCGCAGCTCTACGATCAGTGCCCCGAGTCGCCTGAAGGCGATTTAAGCCGGCTGCGAGCCAGTTTGGTGAATCAGGATTCCCTGGCCGCTATTGCCCGTGGGCTCGGGCTGGGCGAGAGTTTGTTGCTGGGTGAGGGTGAGCGCAAAAGCGGCGGTAAGCGGCGCGATTCGATTCTAGCGGATGCCTTAGAGGCGGTCATAGGCGCGGTTTTTTTGCTGGCGGGGCACGCCGCAGCGCAGCGTTTTATTCTCGATTTGTATACCGAGCGTTTGGCGCAGTTACCCTCCGCTCAGAGCTTGAAAGACCCGAAGACTCAGTTGCAAGAATATCTACAAGACAGAGGGATAGAGATCCCTTTGTATAAAACACTTGAAGTTTTGGGACCAACGCATGCGCAGCAGTTTCGCGTCAGTTGTGCGATTGCCGCGCTGTCGCTGTCTCTTGAGGGTCAAGGGTCTAGCCGGCGGCGCGCCGAACAAGACGCGGCGGCTCGGGTATTAGCGCAGTTACAGCAGGAGACAGGCGCTCATGGCGCAAGCTGA